Genomic DNA from Alkalihalobacterium alkalinitrilicum:
TCTTTTGCTAAATTTTGAATCCGATTTAATAACTCTTCATCAATTACTTCATTCTGACTATTAAAATGATCATTTTGAGCATAAACATAGCTTGGTGCAACATATGCGTGAAAATACCCTGCAATGGGTTTTAATTGATTTTCAATAACAAGATAATGTTGATCTGTTCCACCTGTTGCGACAAAACCCATCACTTTATTTTTAAAGGTTTCAACTGGTGTTAAATCAATTAAGTTTTTTAAAGCTCCTGATAAAGATGATTGAAAGATCGGTGTGCCAATCAGAAACAAGTCCGCAGAGTTCATAGTCTCAATTACTTTTTTCGTATCCCCTTCATATGTTGAAGGGTCACGTCCATCACAAAATTGAACATTATATTCTTTTAGGTCCAATAATTCAATCTCTATG
This window encodes:
- a CDS encoding NADPH-dependent FMN reductase, with the translated sequence MKLVGISGTIVGSKTRIIVNKVLDQVKKLDPSIEIELLDLKEYNVQFCDGRDPSTYEGDTKKVIETMNSADLFLIGTPIFQSSLSGALKNLIDLTPVETFKNKVMGFVATGGTDQHYLVIENQLKPIAGYFHAYVAPSYVYAQNDHFNSQNEVIDEELLNRIQNLAKELVFMQNALKS